Proteins co-encoded in one Bacteroidales bacterium genomic window:
- the glmM gene encoding phosphoglucosamine mutase has product MTLIKSISGIRGTIGGKINENLTPLDVVLFTASYAAWCKQHVNKENIIVVVGRDARISGEMIKNLIINTLVACGANVIDIGLATTPTTEMAVMGEHADGGIIVTASHNPAQWNALKLLNHRGEFLSAADGASVLELSNNLSFEFAKIHQLGQIITKDYLDYHIQKILALPLVTPTEIKSANLKVVVDAINSVGAMAIPALLKQLGVNDIILLNSEINGQFAHNPEPLDEHLSQIKQTVVENHAHLGIVVDPDVDRLAFICEDGTMFGEEYTLVAVADYVLSHTQGNTVSNLSSSRALDDISAKFNSQCFHSAVGEVNVVQMMKEKNAVIGGEGNGGVIYPDLHYGRDALVGVALFLSYFTKKGLSMSQLKATYPQYYMVKHKINLQPGFNFNIIKEKIETTIPYQSKSTIDGLRLDFADGWVHIRPSNTEPIIRLYAEAPNKEKAWNHVNKILKIISN; this is encoded by the coding sequence ATGACTTTAATAAAATCTATTTCGGGTATTAGAGGTACCATTGGAGGCAAAATCAACGAAAACCTCACACCCCTCGATGTAGTTCTTTTTACAGCATCGTATGCAGCATGGTGCAAACAACATGTTAATAAAGAAAATATTATTGTAGTAGTAGGACGCGATGCTCGCATATCAGGCGAGATGATAAAAAATCTCATTATTAACACGCTGGTTGCTTGTGGTGCAAATGTTATTGATATCGGTTTAGCCACTACACCTACCACCGAAATGGCCGTCATGGGCGAACATGCCGATGGAGGCATAATTGTTACAGCAAGCCATAACCCTGCACAATGGAATGCGCTAAAACTACTCAACCATCGTGGAGAATTTTTGAGTGCTGCTGACGGAGCCTCGGTACTTGAACTTAGCAACAATTTATCGTTTGAATTTGCCAAAATACATCAACTTGGTCAAATAATTACTAAAGATTATCTCGATTATCATATTCAAAAAATACTTGCACTTCCTCTTGTTACGCCTACAGAAATAAAATCAGCCAACCTAAAAGTAGTAGTCGATGCCATTAATTCTGTGGGTGCAATGGCTATCCCTGCTTTACTCAAGCAACTCGGCGTTAACGATATAATTTTACTAAACAGCGAAATCAATGGACAATTTGCTCATAATCCTGAACCGCTCGATGAACATTTAAGTCAAATAAAACAGACAGTAGTAGAAAACCATGCACATCTTGGCATTGTGGTTGATCCCGATGTAGATCGACTTGCTTTTATTTGCGAAGATGGTACCATGTTCGGCGAAGAATATACCTTAGTTGCTGTTGCCGATTATGTTTTATCTCACACCCAAGGCAACACTGTTTCTAACCTCAGTTCTTCGCGTGCATTAGATGATATTAGTGCTAAATTCAACAGTCAATGCTTTCATTCGGCTGTTGGCGAAGTAAATGTCGTTCAAATGATGAAAGAAAAAAATGCAGTAATTGGAGGCGAAGGAAACGGTGGCGTCATTTACCCTGACTTACATTATGGCCGCGACGCTTTAGTCGGTGTCGCCTTGTTTTTAAGCTATTTCACAAAAAAAGGACTTTCAATGTCGCAATTAAAAGCTACATATCCACAATATTATATGGTTAAACATAAAATAAACCTTCAACCCGGTTTTAATTTCAACATCATCAAAGAAAAAATCGAAACCACTATTCCCTATCAATCAAAATCAACCATTGACGGTCTTCGCTTAGATTTTGCCGATGGTTGGGTACACATTCGACCTTCAAATACCGAACCCATTATTCGCCTTTATGCCGAAGCTCCTAACAAAGAAAAGGCATGGAACCATGTAAATAAAATTTTAAAAATTATTTCCAATTGA
- a CDS encoding glucosaminidase domain-containing protein, translated as MKTLVTLVFITLSLFVYNQNKRTTRLEYIEKYKQAAIDEMRKTGIPASITLAQACLESDDGNSWLAKEANNHFGIKCGMNWNGEKVYKDDDNPNDCFRKYNSVKESFDDHSSYLTTTKRYAGLFQLDTRDYKGWAKGLKDAGYATNPQYADLLIKIIEDFQLFQYDEDIKLNAHNNNQTASQGKTASDDWNIQLNKHEVKKNNDVLYIIVKNNDSFEGIAKEFDMWEKQLYKYNDLTKDSTLHVGQVLYIQPKRNKAEVGKEKHIVKPGETLYSISQYYAVKLKKLRYRNNLMSDEEVKLGDVIYLRTRRPLTPETIK; from the coding sequence ATGAAGACGTTAGTTACACTTGTATTTATAACACTATCATTATTTGTTTACAACCAAAATAAACGAACAACACGCCTTGAATACATTGAAAAATATAAACAAGCTGCTATCGACGAAATGCGGAAAACGGGCATTCCGGCTAGTATAACACTTGCTCAGGCATGCCTCGAAAGCGACGACGGCAATAGTTGGCTAGCAAAAGAAGCCAACAATCATTTTGGCATTAAATGTGGTATGAATTGGAACGGCGAAAAAGTTTATAAAGACGATGATAATCCCAACGATTGCTTTCGCAAATACAACTCAGTAAAAGAAAGCTTCGATGATCATTCTTCATATTTAACCACAACCAAGCGATATGCAGGTTTATTTCAACTCGACACACGAGATTATAAAGGATGGGCAAAAGGGCTCAAAGATGCCGGTTACGCAACCAACCCACAATATGCCGACTTGCTCATAAAGATTATCGAAGATTTTCAGTTGTTCCAATACGACGAAGACATAAAACTTAATGCGCACAACAATAATCAAACTGCTTCTCAAGGCAAAACAGCTTCTGACGACTGGAATATTCAGCTTAATAAACACGAAGTCAAGAAAAATAACGACGTGCTATACATTATTGTCAAAAACAATGATAGCTTCGAAGGAATTGCCAAAGAATTCGATATGTGGGAAAAACAATTATATAAATATAACGATTTAACGAAAGATAGCACTTTACATGTTGGACAGGTACTTTACATTCAACCCAAACGCAACAAAGCAGAAGTCGGTAAAGAAAAACATATCGTAAAACCTGGCGAAACACTTTATAGTATTTCGCAATATTATGCAGTAAAGCTAAAAAAACTGCGTTATCGAAACAATCTCATGTCTGACGAAGAAGTAAAGCTCGGTGACGTAATCTATTTAAGAACTAGACGACCATTAACTCCTGAAACTATAAAATAA